CGGCGATGTTGGCGGTGATGGTGGCGCCGACCGTGGGCATCAACCCGTTGGACCCGCTGTGGATCGCAACCCTGGTGGCAGTCGTGACCCTGAGTTCGGCTGGTGTGGCGGGCGTGGGCGGCGGTGCGACGTTTGCCGCGCTGATCGTGCTGCCGGCCATGGGCTTGCCGGTGGCGTTGGTGGCGTTGCTGATTTCCGTGGAGCCGCTGATCGATATGGGCCGTACGGCGTTGAACGTGAATGGTTCGATGACGGCGGGGGCGATTACCAGCCAGATCATGCAGCAGACCGATAAAGAATTGCTCAATGCCGATGAGCATCCTGAGTTGGCGCAGGCCTGAAGCCCCCCCCTGTGGCGAGCGGGCTTGCCCCGCGCTGGGCTGCGTAGCAGCCCCAGTAAGCCGAGTGCGGTGTATCAGATACTCTGTAGCGGCTGGTTTTGGGGCTGCTTCGCAGCCCAACGCGGGGCAAGCCCGCTCGCCACAGAGATTTAGGCCTTTTCCCAGACCTCGAAGTTGTACGCCGGCTTGTCGCCTTCTGCCGGATTCTGCACATTCGACACCAGCTTCCACCGGTTCAAGTCAAACTCCGGAAACCACGCATCCCCCTGCGGGCTCAACGCAACCCGCGTCAAATACAGGCGATCCGCCTGCTCCAGCCCCTGCGCATACAGTTGCGCGCCGCCGATCAGCATCAGCTCATCCACGCCCTGCTCCAGCGCCCAGGCTTCGGCCCGTGCAATGGCGGCGTCCAGTGAAGGAAAAACTTGCGCACCTTCAAGCTTAAGATCGGTCTGACGGCTGACCACTATGTTCAAGCGACCCGGCAACGGTCGACCCAGGGAGTCCCAGGTCTTGCGCCCCATGATGATTGGCTTGCCCAGGGTGGTGGCCTTGAAATATTTGAAATCCCCCGGCAAATGCCAGGGCATGCTGTTGTCGACGCCGATCACGCGGTTTTCACCGAGGGCTGCGATCAGGCTTAAAGGGAGAGTTTTTTTCATGGCAACGAGAATACCAGAGGCGCGGGCCAGGGGTTATGCTCCAGGCTCACTGACACAACAGGACCGCGCGTGACAGCACTGAACCCTCTGCAAAAACTGTGGCTGACGGAAACCGTGCGCCTGCGTGAAGAACACGCTGGCCCCCTGGAAGACCAGGAAGCCAATCGTCTGGCCCGCAGCAATGGCGGCGACCTGCCGACACGCATTCAAAACCGGGCGCTGTGGCTGGCCGAGCGCGATGGCCTGAGCGCCGCCCTGCTGCACTGGCTGCAAGGTGCGCGCCTGGCGCTGATCGTGCTGATGGTGCTGGCCGTGGTCAGCGGCGCCGGCCTGGCGTTCGCCGCTCTGGGCAACGGCCTGGCCCCGGTCAATGTGTTCTGGGCCCTGGGCAGCCTGCTGGGCTTGAACCTGATCCTGCTGCTGAGCTGGGCCCTGGGCCTGGTGTTTGCCGGCGAACACAGCGCCAGCCTCGGCCGCCTGTGGTTGTGGCTCAGCGAAAAATTCGCCCGTGATGCCAAGGCCGCGCAACTGGCCCCGGCGTTGCTGTTGCTGCTGCAACGCCGCAAGCTTAATCGCTGGGCGGTCGGCGTGCTGGTCAATGGCCTGTGGCTGCTGGCGCTGTGCAGCGCGCTGGTGATCCTGCTGACGTTGATGGCCACCCGGCGCTACGGCTTTGTCTGGGAAACCACCATTCTGGGCGCCGACACCTTTGTCAGCGTGACCCAGGCCCTGGGCAGCCTGCCCGCGCTGCTCGGTTTCAGCGTGCCGACCGTCGAGATGATCCGCGCCAGTGGCGACTCGGCGCTGAATATCGAAAGCGCCCGCCAAGCCTGGGCCGCCTGGCTGGTGGGCGTATTGCTGGTCTATGGCCTGCTGCCCCGGCTGATCCTCGCCCTGCTGTGCCTGTGGCGCTGGAAACGCGGGCGCGCAGCCTTGGGCCTGGACCTCAACCTGCCCGGCTACGCCCACTTGCGCGAAGCCTTGATGCCCAGCAGCGAACGCCTGGGTGTCAACGATGCGGCTCCAGAACAGTTGCATCACGTCAGCGGCGGCGCCAGCGAACTGCACAGCGATGGCGCCCTGCTGGTGGCCATCGAACTGGATGACCAACACCCGTGGCCGCCCAAACTGCCGGCCACGGTCAAAAACGCCGGCATCCTCGACAGCCGCGAATCACGCCACAAACTGCTGGAGCAACTGACCCGCTTCCCCCCCGCGCGCCTGGTGATCGCCTGCGATCCACGCCGCTCGCCGGATCGCGGCAGCCTCGCGCTGATCGGCGAACTGGCCCGCAGCGCCAGTGCCACCCGGGTCTGGCTGTTGCAAGCGCCACCGGGCCAGGCGCTGGATGCCGAGCGCCTCGGCGATTGGCACACGGCTTTGCAGCAACTGGACCTGCCCTTCGCCGACTGCGCGCCTCTTATCTGGCTGGAGACTGGTCATGACTAAACCCCTGAAACTGGCGGTGGTCGGCCACACCAACGTCGGCAAGACCTCGCTGCTGCGCACCCTGACCCGTGACGTGGGCTTTGGCGAAGTGTCCCACCGCCCCAGCACCACCCGGCATGTCGAAGGCGCGCGTTTGTCGGTCGACGGCGAGGCGTTGCTGGAGCTGTACGACACGCCGGGCCTGGAAGATGCCATCGCCCTGCTCGATTACCTCGAGCGCTTGGACCGACCGGGCGAACGTCTCGATGGCCCGGCTCGCCTCGCCCGTTTCCTGGAAGGCAGTGAAGCCCGTCAACGCTTCGAACAGGAAGCCAAGGTGTTGCGTCAATTGCTGGCGTCCGATGCCGGCCTGTACGTGATCGACGCCCGGGAACCGGTGCTGGCCAAATACCGCGACGAGTTGCAAGTGCTGGCCAGTTGCGGCAAGCCATTGCTGCCCGTGCTCAATTTTGTCAGCAGCAGCGACCACCGCGAGCCGGACTGGCGCGAAGCCCTGGCCCGCCTGGGCCTGCATGCCCTGGTGCGCTTTGACAGCGTGGCGCCCCCCGAAGATGGCGAGCGGCGGCTGTATGAAAGCCTGGCCCTGTTGCTGGAAAGCTCACGACCTCAGTTGGAGCGGCTGATCCTCGACCAGGAGGCTCAACGCCAGGCGCGCCAGCAAAGCGCCGCACGCCTGATCGCCGAGCTGCTGATCGACTGCGCCGCGTGCCGGCGCAGCGTGGTCACGGAAGATGAACAGCAAGCCATCAGCGATTTGCGCAAGGCCGTGCGCCAGCGCGAACAACGGTGCGTCGAAGCCCTGCTCAAGCTGTTTGGCTTCCGCCCGCAAGACGCCGCCGCCAGCGACCTGCCGCTGCTGGATGGACGTTGGGGCGATGATTTGTTCAACCCCGAAACCCTCAAGCAACTGGGGGGTGCGGGTCGGCGGCAGGGATTGCGGCGGGGGGCTGCGGCCGGGGCCGGTGTGGACTTGCTGGTCGGCGGCCTGACCCTGGGCGCCGCCGCCCTCGCCGGAGCCATTGCCGGTGGCGCGCTGCAAACCGCCCGCAGCTACGGCAGCCGCCTGCTGGGCAAGATCAAGGGCCAGCGCGAACTGACCGTGGATGACAGCGTGCTGCGCCTGTTGGCCCTGCGCCAGCGCCAGTTGCTCAAGGCCCTGGACCTGCGCGGGCACGCGGCGATGCACAGCATCAAGGTCGATACACCGCAAGACAAGACCTGGCGCGAAGGCAAGCTGCCGGACGCCCTGCACAAGGCCCGCGCCCATCCGCAATGGTCGTCCCTCAACCCACAAGCAAAACCGGGCCAGGCGGAACGCCAGGAACAGATCGACACCTTGGCGCGTCAGCTCAATGACGCTTGACCAGCCTCATACCAATTGAAGCCCAGAAAAGTAGTACATAGCCGTCGGATCAACGCCTTGTCAGCGTTAATCGCCAGCGCATCGGGGTTCAGATCGCGCCGGTTAGGCGGCTGCGGCACGCTGTCGCCTTCGAGACAAGGAACGGTAAGCCCATACGCGAGCGAATCCTGGCAGGGCACGCCTGTGTGTTTGTGAAACTCCATCCTGACAGCGTCGGGCGCTGCACTTTGAGTGAAGTGCTCTGCGTAAATCACCAGCGTGCGCTGCCAGCGATTGCCGGTGTTAAACCAATTGAGCTGCAGGAAGGTATCGGCAAAAACGTCGAGCAGGCGCTTGTCCATCACATCGTTTTCGCCATCTCGATTGATATCCCCTGAACACAACACTTCCACTTGCCCATCGGCGCTGACATCAACGGCAATGGCCTCGTGCAGCATTTCGTCGGGCTCACCTGGCTGGCGACGGAAAAAATTCAGCACCACCGTATCGGCCTTGCCATTTCTGCTGCGGTCTTGGGCAGCCACTTTCAAAAAACGCATCTCGCATTGTTCCTGTTATCAACGAAACAAGCAGGCTAGAGAGCGGATCAGCGCGTCTCTAGCCGATGCATCCTGGTCTGCCGTGAGAATCCGCCAGCAGTGCCGTGGCCTTGCGTTTGAGCAGTTGCAGATCCAGCACCGGCACGTGCATCTCCTTGGCCTGCTCGTCCCAATGGCGCATGCGCAGACTCACCGCGCACAGCGGGTCCTGCTCAAACGCCCGGGCTTCTTCAGCGGTCATCACCCCGCCCTGGTAAGCCAGGGTGCGGCGGCTGGCTTCGCTCAAACGCGTGTAATAGTCCGGCTGGCTGAAGGTCAGGTAGCGCTTGGCCTGGACGTGATACTCCACCAGTTTGGCCAGGCGCTCGCTGAAGCCGGCACGCCGCAGATAGTCGGCACCCAAGCGTTCATGGCTGACTACGCCGTAGCCGCCCATATTCTCGCCACCCTGCCCGCAGATATGCCCGATATCGTGGAAGAACGCCGCCAACACCACTTCATCGTCGAAGCCCTCGGCCATCGCCAACTGCGCGGCCTGGGACATGTGTTCGATCTGCGAGACCGGCTCGCCGATGTAATCGGCAGCGCCGTGCTGTTCGTACAAC
The Pseudomonas hygromyciniae genome window above contains:
- a CDS encoding DUF3482 domain-containing protein, whose amino-acid sequence is MTKPLKLAVVGHTNVGKTSLLRTLTRDVGFGEVSHRPSTTRHVEGARLSVDGEALLELYDTPGLEDAIALLDYLERLDRPGERLDGPARLARFLEGSEARQRFEQEAKVLRQLLASDAGLYVIDAREPVLAKYRDELQVLASCGKPLLPVLNFVSSSDHREPDWREALARLGLHALVRFDSVAPPEDGERRLYESLALLLESSRPQLERLILDQEAQRQARQQSAARLIAELLIDCAACRRSVVTEDEQQAISDLRKAVRQREQRCVEALLKLFGFRPQDAAASDLPLLDGRWGDDLFNPETLKQLGGAGRRQGLRRGAAAGAGVDLLVGGLTLGAAALAGAIAGGALQTARSYGSRLLGKIKGQRELTVDDSVLRLLALRQRQLLKALDLRGHAAMHSIKVDTPQDKTWREGKLPDALHKARAHPQWSSLNPQAKPGQAERQEQIDTLARQLNDA
- a CDS encoding dihydrofolate reductase, which gives rise to MKKTLPLSLIAALGENRVIGVDNSMPWHLPGDFKYFKATTLGKPIIMGRKTWDSLGRPLPGRLNIVVSRQTDLKLEGAQVFPSLDAAIARAEAWALEQGVDELMLIGGAQLYAQGLEQADRLYLTRVALSPQGDAWFPEFDLNRWKLVSNVQNPAEGDKPAYNFEVWEKA
- a CDS encoding phosphonate degradation HD-domain oxygenase, whose translation is MNAAQVVAEVFALYEQHGAADYIGEPVSQIEHMSQAAQLAMAEGFDDEVVLAAFFHDIGHICGQGGENMGGYGVVSHERLGADYLRRAGFSERLAKLVEYHVQAKRYLTFSQPDYYTRLSEASRRTLAYQGGVMTAEEARAFEQDPLCAVSLRMRHWDEQAKEMHVPVLDLQLLKRKATALLADSHGRPGCIG
- a CDS encoding DUF2868 domain-containing protein; this translates as MTALNPLQKLWLTETVRLREEHAGPLEDQEANRLARSNGGDLPTRIQNRALWLAERDGLSAALLHWLQGARLALIVLMVLAVVSGAGLAFAALGNGLAPVNVFWALGSLLGLNLILLLSWALGLVFAGEHSASLGRLWLWLSEKFARDAKAAQLAPALLLLLQRRKLNRWAVGVLVNGLWLLALCSALVILLTLMATRRYGFVWETTILGADTFVSVTQALGSLPALLGFSVPTVEMIRASGDSALNIESARQAWAAWLVGVLLVYGLLPRLILALLCLWRWKRGRAALGLDLNLPGYAHLREALMPSSERLGVNDAAPEQLHHVSGGASELHSDGALLVAIELDDQHPWPPKLPATVKNAGILDSRESRHKLLEQLTRFPPARLVIACDPRRSPDRGSLALIGELARSASATRVWLLQAPPGQALDAERLGDWHTALQQLDLPFADCAPLIWLETGHD